From Microlunatus capsulatus, a single genomic window includes:
- a CDS encoding Lrp/AsnC family transcriptional regulator — MVVQAYILVQTAVGRAGEVASAIGAVDGVVLSEDVTGPYDVIVRAEAASVDALGQLVLAKVQAVPGITRTVTCPVVHM; from the coding sequence ATGGTCGTGCAGGCCTACATCCTGGTCCAGACCGCGGTCGGCCGGGCCGGCGAGGTGGCCTCGGCGATCGGCGCCGTCGACGGCGTCGTGCTGTCGGAGGACGTCACCGGTCCCTACGACGTCATCGTCCGGGCCGAGGCCGCCAGCGTGGACGCGCTGGGCCAGCTGGTGCTGGCGAAGGTGCAGGCCGTCCCCGGCATCACGCGGACGGTCACCTGCCCCGTCGTCCACATGTGA
- a CDS encoding NAD(P)H-dependent glycerol-3-phosphate dehydrogenase, with protein MSATAAERPARIAVMGSGSWGTAFALVLSDAGNDVTLWARRPELAAAINAEHRNPDYFPTVELPPALRAVSDPDEAVADAEFVVLGVPSQSLRTNLSHWPIPRDAVVVSLAKGIELGTGLRMSQVVAEAGGIEADRIAVVTGPNLAREIAERQPSASVVASSSEETAAALQRVCHTPRFRAYTNTDVIGCELGGATKNVIALAVGMAVGLGFGANATASVITRGLAEISRLGQALGADPYTFSGLAGLGDLVATCSSPLSRNRTFGEELGRGRTVAEISASTRQVAEGVKSCASIQALAAQHEVEMPIVENVAAVIAGDLTPAGLMTTLMSRSAKPERY; from the coding sequence GTGAGCGCCACCGCGGCCGAGCGTCCGGCGCGGATCGCCGTCATGGGCTCCGGCTCGTGGGGCACCGCGTTCGCCCTCGTGCTGTCCGACGCCGGGAACGACGTCACGCTGTGGGCCCGGCGGCCCGAGCTGGCCGCCGCCATCAACGCCGAGCACCGCAACCCGGACTACTTCCCCACCGTCGAGCTGCCGCCGGCGCTGCGGGCCGTCAGCGACCCCGACGAGGCCGTGGCCGACGCCGAGTTCGTCGTCCTCGGCGTGCCCTCGCAGTCGCTGCGCACCAACCTCAGCCACTGGCCCATCCCCCGCGACGCGGTGGTGGTCAGCCTGGCCAAGGGCATCGAGCTGGGCACCGGCCTGCGGATGAGCCAGGTCGTCGCCGAGGCGGGCGGCATCGAGGCGGACCGGATCGCCGTCGTCACGGGCCCCAACCTGGCCCGCGAGATCGCCGAGCGGCAGCCGTCGGCCAGCGTCGTCGCGAGCTCGTCGGAGGAGACCGCCGCCGCCCTGCAGCGGGTCTGCCACACCCCCCGGTTCCGCGCCTACACCAACACCGACGTCATCGGCTGCGAGCTGGGCGGGGCGACGAAGAACGTCATCGCGCTGGCCGTCGGGATGGCCGTCGGCCTCGGCTTCGGCGCCAACGCGACGGCGTCGGTGATCACCCGGGGGCTCGCCGAGATCTCCCGGCTGGGCCAGGCGCTGGGCGCCGACCCCTACACCTTCTCCGGCCTCGCCGGACTGGGCGACCTGGTGGCCACCTGCTCGTCCCCCCTCTCGCGCAACCGAACCTTCGGCGAGGAGCTCGGCCGCGGCCGCACCGTCGCCGAGATCAGCGCCTCCACCCGCCAGGTGGCCGAGGGCGTCAAGTCCTGCGCCTCCATCCAGGCCCTCGCCGCCCAGCACGAGGTCGAGATGCCGATCGTGGAGAACGTCGCCGCCGTCATCGCCGGCGACCTCACCCCCGCCGGCCTGATGACGACCCTCATGTCCCGCTCCGCCAAGCCGGAACGCTACTGA
- a CDS encoding lysophospholipid acyltransferase family protein — MGDVLHRRAGTDLPPLAEVNAEPGGRTIYGVVSLLHAVIRPLTHRDWREQDKIPAEGGVVLVVNHISNVDPLAVGQFVAFSGRWPRFLAKESLFRIPVVGAVIRACGQIPVRRGTAAAQDALAAAVSAVQEGRAVVVYAEGTITRDPDLWPMRGRTGAARIALSTQAPVVPVGQWGAQDVMSGKKIHLPHLLPRKTFRLLVGDPVPLDDLRAQPLTAAVLAEATARIMAAVTALVAELRGEQPPAVPFDPRTATGVAR; from the coding sequence ATGGGCGACGTGCTGCACCGGAGGGCGGGGACCGACCTGCCGCCGCTCGCCGAGGTGAACGCCGAGCCCGGTGGGCGGACGATCTACGGGGTCGTCAGCCTGCTGCACGCGGTCATCCGCCCGCTCACCCACCGCGACTGGCGCGAGCAGGACAAGATCCCGGCCGAGGGCGGCGTCGTCCTGGTCGTCAACCACATCTCGAACGTCGACCCGCTGGCCGTCGGCCAGTTCGTCGCCTTCTCCGGCCGCTGGCCGCGCTTCCTGGCCAAGGAGTCGCTGTTCCGCATCCCGGTCGTCGGAGCCGTCATCCGCGCCTGCGGCCAGATCCCGGTCCGCCGCGGCACCGCTGCTGCGCAGGACGCGCTGGCCGCCGCCGTCTCGGCCGTGCAGGAGGGCCGCGCCGTCGTCGTCTACGCCGAGGGGACGATCACCCGGGACCCCGACCTCTGGCCGATGCGCGGGCGCACCGGTGCCGCTCGGATCGCGCTCAGCACGCAGGCGCCCGTCGTGCCCGTGGGGCAGTGGGGCGCGCAGGACGTCATGTCGGGCAAGAAGATCCACCTGCCGCACCTGCTGCCGCGCAAGACCTTCCGGCTCCTCGTCGGCGACCCGGTGCCGCTGGACGACCTGCGCGCACAGCCGCTGACAGCTGCCGTGCTCGCCGAGGCGACGGCGCGGATCATGGCCGCCGTCACCGCCCTGGTGGCCGAGCTGCGCGGCGAGCAGCCGCCGGCGGTGCCGTTCGACCCGCGGACGGCGACGGGGGTGGCCCGGTGA
- the leuD gene encoding 3-isopropylmalate dehydratase small subunit, translating to MDAFTTHTGTAVPLRRSNVDTDQIIPAVYLKRVTKTGFEDGLFAAWRNDPAFVLNQPQYAGATILVPGPDFGTGSSREHAVWALQNYGFRVVIGSRFGDIFRGNSGKAGLLVAGVDQKIIEELWDHVETHPAAPLTVDLHEQTITADGFSTTFDIDPYTRWRLLEGLDDIGLTMRQVDDIATYEQSRPAFKPVTQLTSR from the coding sequence ATGGACGCCTTCACCACCCACACGGGGACCGCGGTGCCGCTGCGCCGCAGCAACGTCGACACCGACCAGATCATCCCGGCCGTCTACCTCAAGCGGGTGACCAAGACCGGCTTCGAGGACGGGCTGTTCGCCGCCTGGCGCAACGACCCGGCCTTCGTGCTCAACCAGCCGCAGTACGCCGGCGCGACGATCTTGGTCCCCGGCCCGGACTTCGGCACCGGGTCCTCCCGGGAGCACGCCGTCTGGGCCCTGCAGAACTACGGGTTCCGGGTGGTCATCGGGTCCCGGTTCGGCGACATCTTCCGCGGCAACTCCGGCAAGGCCGGGCTGCTGGTGGCCGGGGTCGACCAGAAGATCATCGAGGAGCTGTGGGACCACGTCGAGACCCACCCCGCAGCGCCCCTCACCGTCGACCTGCACGAGCAGACGATCACCGCCGACGGCTTCTCCACCACGTTCGACATCGACCCCTACACGCGCTGGCGCCTGCTCGAGGGCCTCGACGACATCGGCCTGACGATGCGCCAGGTCGACGACATCGCCACCTACGAGCAGTCCCGGCCGGCCTTCAAGCCGGTCACCCAGCTCACCTCCCGCTGA
- a CDS encoding HU family DNA-binding protein, protein MNKAELVEALAQHYDGSKAEATRALNAVVQTITRSTVAGDKVAITGFGVFEKVDRPARMVRNPRTGERKEAPATSVPRFRAGTELKAYVAGQRELPALTVDAPTPAARPARTTARTTAPAAAPAAEAPAAVQEPLVTAADAPEASATKKAGKAAAAKTSDAKDTVTKSDAKKSDAKKSDAKKSDKKADAKKAAKKSDAKKSGKGGGKKK, encoded by the coding sequence GTGAACAAGGCAGAGCTGGTCGAGGCGCTCGCGCAGCACTACGACGGCAGCAAGGCGGAGGCGACCCGTGCGCTGAACGCCGTCGTGCAGACCATCACCCGCTCGACGGTGGCGGGGGACAAGGTCGCGATCACCGGTTTCGGCGTGTTCGAGAAGGTCGACCGGCCCGCCCGGATGGTCCGCAACCCGCGCACCGGTGAGCGCAAGGAGGCCCCGGCCACGTCCGTGCCGCGCTTCCGCGCCGGCACCGAGCTCAAGGCCTACGTCGCCGGCCAGCGCGAGCTGCCCGCGCTCACCGTCGACGCCCCGACGCCCGCCGCGCGGCCGGCCCGGACCACCGCCCGGACGACGGCGCCCGCCGCCGCGCCCGCCGCCGAGGCGCCCGCCGCGGTGCAGGAGCCGCTCGTGACCGCGGCCGACGCGCCGGAGGCGAGCGCGACGAAGAAGGCGGGGAAGGCCGCCGCGGCGAAGACGTCCGACGCGAAGGACACGGTCACGAAGTCGGACGCGAAGAAGTCGGACGCGAAGAAGTCGGACGCAAAGAAGTCGGACAAGAAGGCCGACGCCAAGAAGGCGGCGAAGAAGTCCGACGCCAAGAAGTCCGGCAAGGGCGGCGGGAAGAAGAAGTGA
- a CDS encoding D-alanine--D-alanine ligase family protein, whose product MSDSLSRQDHAEDGRTRVAVVFGGTSSEHGVSCLTAAGVSAALDPERYEVLGIGITRSGRWVLVDDATLAGLQVADGRLPELGEDAADAVLLREGAGTELARRAQDGPERSALAEMGRIDVAFALLHGPFGEDGTIQGLFEMMGTRYVGAGVLASAVGMDKQVMKLVLAASGLPVGPFVSIPPARWAADRTACLEAVAALGMPVFVKPARGGSSLGISRVDRPEDLVAAVEEAQRFDPKVIVEEGFVGARELECGVLADLDGGPPAASQVAEIRVQSASGFYDFEAKYLPEEQVALDVPADIPAELADRVRAVALATFDAIGCEGLARVDVFVTREGQVVVNEINTMPGFTPHSMFPRMWAASGVPYPELVDRLVQLALRRPLGLR is encoded by the coding sequence ATGAGCGACAGCCTGTCGCGGCAGGACCACGCCGAGGACGGGCGGACCCGGGTGGCCGTCGTCTTCGGCGGCACCAGCAGCGAGCACGGCGTCTCGTGCCTGACCGCCGCCGGCGTCTCCGCCGCGCTGGACCCCGAGCGCTACGAGGTGCTCGGCATCGGCATCACCCGCAGCGGCCGCTGGGTCCTCGTCGACGACGCGACCCTGGCCGGCCTGCAGGTCGCCGACGGCCGGCTGCCCGAGCTGGGCGAGGACGCCGCCGACGCCGTGCTGCTGCGCGAGGGCGCGGGCACGGAGCTGGCCCGGCGCGCCCAGGACGGCCCGGAGCGCTCCGCCCTGGCCGAGATGGGCCGGATCGACGTCGCGTTCGCCTTGCTGCACGGGCCGTTCGGCGAGGACGGCACCATCCAGGGGCTGTTCGAGATGATGGGCACCCGCTACGTCGGCGCCGGGGTGCTGGCCAGCGCCGTCGGCATGGACAAGCAGGTCATGAAGCTCGTGCTGGCGGCCTCGGGCCTGCCCGTCGGCCCGTTCGTGTCCATCCCGCCCGCCCGCTGGGCCGCCGACCGCACCGCCTGCCTCGAAGCCGTCGCCGCGCTCGGGATGCCCGTCTTCGTCAAGCCCGCCCGGGGCGGCTCCAGCCTGGGCATCAGCCGCGTCGACCGGCCCGAGGACCTCGTCGCGGCCGTCGAGGAGGCCCAGCGCTTCGACCCGAAGGTCATCGTCGAGGAGGGCTTCGTCGGGGCCCGCGAGCTGGAGTGCGGCGTCCTCGCCGACCTCGACGGCGGCCCGCCCGCCGCCAGCCAGGTGGCCGAGATCCGGGTGCAGAGCGCCTCGGGCTTCTACGACTTCGAGGCCAAGTACCTCCCCGAGGAGCAGGTCGCCCTGGATGTGCCGGCCGACATCCCCGCCGAGCTCGCCGACCGGGTGCGGGCCGTCGCGCTGGCCACCTTCGACGCCATCGGCTGCGAGGGGCTGGCCCGCGTCGACGTCTTCGTCACCCGCGAGGGCCAGGTGGTGGTCAACGAGATCAACACCATGCCCGGGTTCACCCCGCACTCGATGTTCCCGCGGATGTGGGCGGCCAGCGGCGTGCCGTACCCCGAGCTCGTCGACCGGCTGGTCCAGCTGGCGCTCCGCCGCCCGCTCGGCCTGCGCTGA
- a CDS encoding DUF3515 domain-containing protein gives MVPLGAALLLAVTGCAGAVRVDEPSPDPADRATCDAVLAALPDQVLESTTRPTEPGALSRAWGDPAIVLRCGVPAPPGLTPTSECVEVNGVGWFREPADGGTLFTTIGRAVPVEVGVPPDYAPEVDVLVDLAAAVEAHDPLEQPCS, from the coding sequence GTGGTCCCGCTGGGCGCCGCCCTGCTGCTCGCCGTCACCGGCTGCGCCGGGGCCGTCCGGGTCGACGAACCCAGCCCCGACCCCGCCGACCGCGCGACCTGCGACGCCGTGCTGGCCGCGCTCCCCGACCAGGTGCTGGAGTCGACGACCCGGCCCACCGAGCCCGGGGCCCTCAGCCGCGCGTGGGGCGACCCGGCGATCGTGCTGCGCTGCGGGGTGCCCGCGCCCCCGGGGCTGACGCCGACGAGCGAGTGCGTCGAGGTCAACGGGGTCGGCTGGTTCCGCGAGCCGGCCGACGGCGGCACGCTGTTCACCACGATCGGCCGCGCGGTCCCCGTCGAGGTCGGCGTGCCGCCGGACTACGCGCCCGAGGTGGACGTCCTGGTGGACCTGGCCGCCGCCGTCGAGGCCCACGACCCCCTCGAGCAGCCCTGCAGCTGA
- a CDS encoding type IV toxin-antitoxin system AbiEi family antitoxin domain-containing protein: MLPRQDPSSRLLTLAAGQAGVLLSEQVQDELGRPALRRLVDQGRWRRLDRSVYFTAAGEPPWLAWAWAGVLLGGPGSRLGGTAAAHLHGLLPEPPQRIRVLVPAHLVLRSREPWQFSRERPGVRSHRAGGSPPRTSVPDTVLDLCDRASAAGAIGWVTAAVQERRTTVPLLRDALLQRRRARHRELLTDLLADVAAGAETPLEVRYLRDVERAHGLPVAERQQRSGTHAYVRDVLYRAFGTVVELDGRLGHEGVGRFRDMVRDNRTLLAGEVTLRFGAVDVYEQRCLVARQVAAVLQQRGWDGRPVPCRPHCAVIA; encoded by the coding sequence GTGCTGCCGCGCCAGGATCCGTCGTCGAGGCTCCTGACGCTCGCGGCCGGGCAGGCAGGTGTGCTGCTGTCGGAGCAGGTGCAGGACGAGCTGGGGCGACCGGCTCTGCGTCGGCTCGTCGACCAGGGACGCTGGCGGCGGCTGGACCGGTCCGTCTACTTCACCGCCGCGGGCGAGCCGCCTTGGCTGGCGTGGGCCTGGGCCGGCGTCCTCCTCGGCGGGCCGGGGTCACGCCTGGGCGGTACGGCGGCCGCGCACCTGCACGGGCTGCTCCCCGAGCCACCGCAGCGGATCCGGGTGCTCGTGCCGGCGCACCTGGTCCTCCGCTCGCGCGAGCCGTGGCAGTTCTCCCGGGAGCGCCCGGGCGTCCGGTCGCACCGGGCGGGCGGGAGCCCGCCCCGGACGAGCGTCCCGGACACCGTGCTCGACCTCTGCGACCGCGCGTCCGCGGCGGGGGCCATCGGCTGGGTGACCGCGGCCGTGCAGGAGCGCCGGACCACCGTGCCCCTGCTCCGTGACGCGCTGCTGCAGCGCCGCCGGGCCCGCCACCGCGAGCTGCTCACCGATCTGCTGGCCGACGTCGCGGCGGGCGCCGAGACGCCGCTCGAGGTGCGCTACCTGCGCGATGTCGAGCGCGCCCACGGACTGCCCGTCGCGGAGCGGCAGCAGCGGTCCGGTACCCACGCCTACGTCCGCGACGTGCTGTACCGCGCCTTCGGCACGGTCGTCGAGCTCGACGGGCGCCTGGGGCACGAGGGCGTCGGTCGGTTCCGCGACATGGTCCGGGACAACCGCACGCTGCTGGCGGGCGAGGTCACGCTGCGCTTCGGCGCGGTCGACGTCTACGAGCAGCGGTGCCTGGTCGCCCGCCAGGTGGCCGCCGTGCTGCAGCAACGCGGCTGGGACGGCCGACCGGTCCCCTGCCGCCCGCACTGCGCGGTGATCGCGTGA
- the cofC gene encoding 2-phospho-L-lactate guanylyltransferase, with amino-acid sequence MTPVPAAAVVALKPAVHAKSRLATLPDALRRRLAWTMALDTLHALAGAVDLLLVVSDQPALASRLARAGVAAEVVPEGGAHGMNGALARGADVAVARGAAAVLACVGDLPALRPDSVRTVLGALDAPGQAFLADASGVGTTMLLARGVPLEPHFQGRSAAAHHQSGAVPLTDETLGTAVPDARRDVDTEIDLGPAAGLGLGPATAALLAPGTHRLATWTVVTTTSWTDEQGRPLAVAVDGHRLVLPPEAVDGLRTPLRVGQRLHAVHADGVVRSAWL; translated from the coding sequence GTGACGCCCGTCCCGGCGGCCGCGGTGGTGGCCCTCAAGCCCGCGGTGCACGCGAAGTCCCGGCTGGCCACGCTGCCCGACGCCCTCCGCCGACGGCTGGCCTGGACGATGGCGCTGGACACCCTGCACGCGCTGGCCGGCGCCGTCGACCTGCTGCTCGTGGTCAGCGACCAACCGGCGCTGGCCAGCCGGCTCGCCCGGGCCGGGGTGGCGGCGGAGGTGGTGCCCGAGGGCGGCGCGCACGGCATGAACGGCGCTCTCGCCCGGGGTGCCGACGTCGCGGTCGCGCGCGGGGCGGCGGCCGTGCTGGCCTGCGTCGGGGACCTGCCGGCCCTGCGCCCGGACTCGGTCCGGACGGTGCTGGGCGCCCTGGACGCGCCCGGCCAGGCCTTCCTCGCCGACGCCTCGGGCGTCGGGACGACGATGCTGCTGGCCCGCGGGGTGCCGCTGGAGCCGCACTTCCAGGGCCGCTCGGCCGCCGCCCACCACCAGTCGGGAGCGGTCCCGCTGACCGACGAGACGCTGGGCACCGCCGTCCCGGACGCGCGCCGTGACGTCGACACCGAGATCGACCTCGGCCCGGCCGCCGGGCTGGGCCTCGGGCCCGCGACGGCAGCCCTGCTCGCCCCGGGGACGCACCGGCTGGCCACCTGGACGGTCGTCACGACCACGAGCTGGACCGACGAGCAGGGGCGCCCGCTGGCCGTCGCCGTCGACGGCCACCGGCTGGTGCTGCCGCCAGAGGCGGTCGACGGGCTGCGGACGCCCCTGCGCGTCGGGCAGCGGCTGCACGCCGTCCACGCGGACGGCGTGGTCCGCTCGGCCTGGCTCTAG
- a CDS encoding thiamine-phosphate kinase, with the protein MTEVAGLPGTATLAEIGERAVIATLTADLPPAADVLVGPGDDGAVLEVAGPLVTSLDVLVQDVHFKLGWSDPADIGRKAVAVNVADLEAMGARATAVVLGFSAPPHLQLRWVRELAGGLRAECAAAGVSLVGGDVTRARDLTLSVTVLGGLEGRPPVLRSGARAGDVVALRGRTGWAAAGLAVLSRGFRSPRAVVEAQRVPQVPYGQGVVAARAGATAMVDVSDGLLADLGHVARASGVVVDLRQDAFEVPEPLQAVSAATGADPYDLLLTGGEDHALAATFPAGAVPEGWRVVGEVRAAGEDEGAGVLVDGRTWAATGGFDHFGGGR; encoded by the coding sequence ATGACGGAGGTCGCCGGGCTCCCCGGCACGGCCACCCTCGCCGAGATCGGGGAGCGGGCCGTGATCGCCACCCTGACCGCCGACCTGCCGCCCGCCGCCGACGTGCTGGTGGGCCCCGGCGACGACGGCGCGGTGCTGGAGGTCGCAGGCCCGCTGGTCACCTCCCTCGACGTGCTGGTGCAGGACGTGCACTTCAAGCTCGGCTGGTCCGATCCCGCCGACATCGGCCGCAAGGCGGTCGCGGTCAACGTCGCCGATCTCGAGGCCATGGGCGCGCGGGCGACCGCCGTCGTCCTCGGCTTCTCCGCCCCGCCGCACCTGCAGCTGCGCTGGGTGCGCGAGCTGGCCGGCGGGCTGCGCGCCGAGTGCGCCGCCGCCGGGGTGAGCCTGGTCGGCGGTGACGTCACCCGCGCCCGCGACCTCACCCTCAGCGTCACCGTGCTGGGCGGCCTCGAGGGCCGGCCGCCGGTCCTGCGCAGCGGGGCCCGGGCCGGCGACGTCGTCGCCCTGCGCGGCCGGACGGGCTGGGCCGCCGCCGGGTTGGCCGTGCTGAGCCGCGGCTTCCGCTCCCCGCGCGCCGTCGTCGAGGCCCAGCGCGTCCCGCAGGTGCCCTACGGCCAAGGCGTCGTCGCCGCCCGCGCCGGGGCCACCGCCATGGTCGACGTCTCCGACGGCCTGCTGGCCGACCTCGGCCACGTGGCCCGGGCCTCCGGCGTCGTCGTCGACCTGCGCCAGGACGCCTTCGAGGTGCCCGAGCCCCTGCAGGCGGTCTCGGCGGCGACGGGGGCCGACCCCTACGACCTGCTGCTCACCGGCGGCGAGGACCACGCGCTGGCCGCGACGTTCCCGGCCGGTGCCGTCCCGGAGGGCTGGCGGGTGGTCGGGGAGGTGCGGGCGGCCGGTGAGGACGAGGGCGCCGGCGTCCTCGTCGACGGCCGCACCTGGGCCGCGACGGGCGGTTTCGACCACTTCGGCGGGGGCCGCTGA
- a CDS encoding trans-sulfuration enzyme family protein: MTSEPVQPAERLRPETLAVTVGRPARVVDAPLNTPVTFAATYVGDHDTTSGSLGYGRYGNPTWQALEDGIGALEGGRALTFSSGMAAAHAVLDLLAPGSTVVLPYNCYLGVAASVDVRAAKDGWTVRKVDVADTDAVLAAAEGADLVWVESPTNPTIEVADLPAIGAALAGKVRLVVDNTFATPLLQQPLAVGADIVLHAVTKFIAGHSDALLGALVVRESDTELFAQLDAVRRSRGATPGTMEAYLALRGLRTLPLRLERAQANAQVLAERLAAHPAVLRVRFPGLPDDPGHARAARTMAGFGSLISVDLADAATADAFVDATRLWVFATSLGGVESSLERRRRWAGELPSVPEGLVRLSVGVEHVEDLWSDLAQALNSLP; this comes from the coding sequence ATGACCTCCGAGCCCGTCCAGCCCGCCGAGCGCCTGCGCCCCGAGACCCTCGCCGTCACCGTGGGCCGGCCCGCCCGCGTCGTCGACGCCCCCCTGAACACCCCCGTGACCTTCGCCGCGACCTACGTGGGCGACCACGACACCACCTCGGGCTCGCTCGGCTACGGCCGGTACGGCAACCCGACCTGGCAGGCGCTGGAGGACGGGATCGGCGCCCTGGAGGGCGGCCGGGCGCTGACCTTCTCCTCCGGGATGGCCGCCGCGCACGCGGTGCTGGACCTGCTGGCCCCCGGCAGCACGGTCGTGCTGCCCTACAACTGCTACCTGGGCGTCGCCGCCTCCGTCGACGTCCGAGCCGCGAAGGACGGCTGGACCGTCCGCAAGGTCGACGTCGCCGACACCGACGCCGTGCTGGCCGCCGCCGAGGGCGCCGACCTCGTGTGGGTCGAGTCGCCCACCAACCCGACCATCGAGGTGGCCGACCTGCCCGCGATCGGCGCGGCCCTGGCCGGGAAGGTGCGGCTGGTCGTCGACAACACCTTCGCCACGCCGCTGCTGCAGCAGCCCCTCGCCGTCGGCGCCGACATCGTGCTGCACGCGGTCACCAAGTTCATCGCCGGCCACTCCGACGCGCTGCTGGGCGCGCTCGTCGTGCGGGAGTCCGACACCGAGCTCTTCGCCCAGCTGGACGCGGTCCGCCGCTCGCGCGGGGCCACGCCCGGGACGATGGAGGCGTACCTGGCGCTGCGCGGCCTGCGGACGCTGCCGCTGCGCCTCGAGCGCGCCCAGGCCAACGCGCAGGTGCTGGCCGAACGGCTGGCCGCGCACCCGGCCGTGCTGCGCGTCCGCTTCCCCGGCCTGCCCGACGACCCGGGCCACGCCCGCGCCGCCCGGACGATGGCGGGCTTCGGCTCCCTGATCTCGGTCGACCTGGCCGACGCCGCCACCGCCGACGCCTTCGTCGACGCCACCCGTCTCTGGGTCTTCGCCACCAGCCTCGGCGGCGTCGAGTCCAGCCTGGAGCGCCGCCGTCGCTGGGCCGGCGAGCTCCCCTCGGTCCCCGAGGGCCTGGTCCGGCTGAGCGTCGGCGTCGAGCACGTCGAGGACCTCTGGTCCGACCTCGCCCAAGCCCTCAACTCCCTCCCCTGA